A single window of Acidimicrobiales bacterium DNA harbors:
- a CDS encoding MBL fold hydrolase: protein MRFQQYYLDCLSQASYLIGDETTGRAVVVDPRRDVEEYLRDAEAMGLRIELVIETHFHADFVSGHLELAAATGAEIAFGSAAETEFPIRHLRDGERISLGEVTLEVLETPGHTPESICLVVWEHPEDEIPYGVLTGDTLFIGDVGRPDLLASVGFTAEEMASRLYDSLHDKLLRLPDETRVFPAHGAGSACGKSLSTETVSTIGEQKRTNYALRPMTREEFVRLITEGQPIAPGYFSFDARRNREARGLLSEHEAPERLDLERVRALCESGAVVLDTRDPADFAAAHLDGAINVGLGGRFAEMVGAVVEPGTPIVLVSEPGSEVEAKVRLARIGYDTVEGFLSDPYRVFQEHPEVVVRSSRITAAELADILSSDAPRPLLVDVRNPAERSEGVIDGALPIPLAELPPPRRGAALGGGPISARGVLLCERVQVVDRSQPALKPWPSRRLRPSGRLRSVDVTVRSGCGVRSAPTRPRRV, encoded by the coding sequence ATGCGATTCCAGCAGTACTACCTCGACTGCCTCTCACAGGCCTCCTACCTGATAGGCGACGAGACCACCGGCCGGGCCGTCGTCGTGGATCCCCGAAGGGACGTCGAGGAGTACCTGCGTGACGCCGAGGCGATGGGACTCCGGATCGAGCTGGTGATCGAGACGCACTTCCACGCCGACTTCGTCTCCGGCCATCTCGAGCTCGCGGCTGCGACGGGGGCGGAGATCGCCTTCGGTAGCGCCGCAGAGACCGAGTTCCCCATACGACACCTGCGGGACGGTGAGCGCATCAGCCTGGGTGAGGTGACCCTCGAGGTTCTCGAGACCCCGGGACACACACCGGAGTCGATATGCCTCGTCGTCTGGGAGCACCCGGAAGACGAGATCCCTTACGGAGTGCTGACGGGGGACACCCTCTTCATCGGCGACGTCGGCCGTCCGGACCTCCTGGCCTCAGTCGGATTCACCGCAGAGGAGATGGCTTCCCGGCTGTACGACTCGCTGCACGACAAGCTCCTCCGCCTCCCCGACGAGACCCGCGTCTTCCCCGCCCACGGCGCCGGATCGGCGTGTGGGAAGAGCCTTTCCACCGAGACGGTCTCGACGATCGGTGAGCAGAAGCGGACGAACTACGCCCTGCGTCCGATGACGAGAGAAGAGTTCGTGCGCCTGATCACAGAGGGACAGCCGATCGCTCCTGGATACTTCTCCTTCGACGCCCGCCGGAACCGGGAAGCCCGGGGGCTGCTGAGCGAGCACGAAGCGCCCGAACGGCTCGACCTCGAGCGTGTCCGGGCCCTGTGCGAGAGCGGTGCCGTCGTGTTGGACACGAGGGACCCGGCGGATTTCGCGGCTGCACATCTAGACGGCGCCATAAACGTCGGGTTGGGTGGCCGCTTCGCCGAGATGGTCGGCGCCGTCGTCGAACCGGGCACCCCCATCGTGCTGGTCTCCGAACCCGGTTCGGAGGTCGAGGCGAAGGTCAGGTTGGCGAGGATCGGCTACGACACGGTGGAGGGCTTCCTCTCCGATCCGTACCGGGTCTTCCAGGAACATCCCGAAGTCGTCGTGCGATCGAGCCGCATCACCGCAGCCGAGCTCGCCGACATCCTCTCGTCCGACGCACCGCGGCCGCTGCTGGTCGACGTCAGGAACCCGGCAGAGCGCTCGGAGGGCGTCATCGACGGAGCGCTCCCCATACCGCTGGCAGAGCTCCCCCCGCCGCGCCGGGGAGCTGCTCTCGGAGGAGGCCCGATCTCAGCCCGTGGTGTTCTACTGTGCGAGCGGGTACAGGTCGTCGATCGCAGCCAGCCTGCTCTCAAACCTTGGCCATCCCGACGTCTCCGACCTTCTGGGCGGTTACGCAGCGTGGACGTCACTGTGAGGTCAGGCTGCGGGGTCCGCTCCGCCCCCACCCGCCCCCGCCGGGTGTGA
- a CDS encoding oxidoreductase — protein MVRQLFQSTKDGSLVLLEVPTPRPQATEVTVATEWSVISSGTERAVRNLAGSSLVRKAMQRPDLVREVWRRARVAGLRDTASLVRSRLEDQMPLGYSGVGTVLEVGEYTGGLRPGMRVATAGAGHGEVQTVPALLAVPVPEQVASEKACFATLMAIVVNALRLGGVELGSRVCVVGLGLLGQLAVRVARACGCPVVGVDPRAVAMARASRHCDQVAPPGESARVAVAEWSEGEGADVTVVCASDRTPGAARAACEHTRERGTVVVVGDVRMDLDRRLLYERELTVRVARSYGPGRYDHSYERLGVDYPPGVARWTAGRNMAAALDLLARGSVDPGELVTHRFPFERVAEAYEVVERDPDSCAVLLSYDRRHVESLAHGAKAAVYARSRGARAAAPTTGRRGVRGGVGLVGAGSFAERVLVPGLRAAGFAPLVAVSSASGRTAERLAERFGFARTSTDARRVIVDPDVDVVFIAAPHDVHAPLTVEALRAGKHVFCEKPLAISEEQLTEVAEALAASDGVLMVGFNRRWSPWLREARRVLTSVAGPATISYRVNAGRIPPGHWYADRRQGGRIIGEVCHFVDTCMALVEARVVRVSAVGGVRDGADDVPTTDDVSVAMEFEDGSLASIVYASVGSPSTPKENLVVFKGSRTCEIDDWRRLVVDGRSVSRPRQDKGHREELRVFAQAVLGGDREHAERALETTAVTLAIVESLSTGCCVVPRVP, from the coding sequence ATGGTCCGTCAACTGTTCCAATCCACCAAGGACGGCTCCCTCGTGTTGCTGGAGGTGCCGACACCCCGGCCGCAAGCGACCGAGGTGACCGTCGCGACGGAATGGTCGGTGATCTCGTCGGGGACCGAGAGAGCGGTGAGGAATCTCGCCGGGTCGTCGCTGGTGCGCAAGGCGATGCAGAGGCCGGACCTGGTGCGTGAAGTGTGGCGCCGGGCGCGAGTGGCTGGTCTGCGCGACACGGCATCCCTGGTCAGATCTCGTCTGGAAGATCAGATGCCTCTCGGGTATTCGGGTGTCGGGACGGTGCTCGAAGTCGGAGAGTACACAGGGGGACTGCGACCGGGCATGCGAGTCGCCACTGCGGGGGCCGGTCACGGCGAGGTGCAGACCGTCCCGGCACTGCTGGCGGTGCCGGTTCCTGAACAGGTCGCATCGGAGAAGGCGTGCTTCGCGACCCTCATGGCGATCGTCGTCAACGCTCTGCGCCTGGGGGGCGTTGAACTGGGTTCGCGGGTGTGTGTGGTCGGCCTGGGACTGCTCGGTCAGTTGGCGGTGCGGGTCGCGAGGGCGTGCGGATGTCCTGTCGTCGGGGTGGACCCTCGCGCCGTCGCGATGGCGAGAGCCTCGCGACACTGTGACCAAGTCGCGCCGCCGGGGGAATCCGCGCGGGTCGCGGTGGCGGAGTGGTCCGAGGGGGAGGGAGCCGACGTGACCGTCGTCTGCGCGTCGGACCGGACGCCGGGGGCTGCGCGGGCGGCATGTGAGCACACACGCGAGCGAGGGACGGTGGTGGTGGTCGGCGACGTGCGTATGGACCTCGACAGGCGACTGCTCTACGAGCGAGAGCTCACCGTCAGAGTCGCCAGGTCTTACGGGCCCGGTCGATACGACCACAGCTACGAGCGTCTGGGTGTCGACTATCCGCCGGGGGTGGCTCGTTGGACGGCGGGCCGCAACATGGCAGCTGCCCTGGATCTGCTGGCGAGGGGCTCGGTGGACCCGGGGGAACTGGTGACCCACCGCTTCCCCTTCGAGCGCGTGGCTGAGGCATACGAAGTCGTAGAACGGGATCCGGACTCTTGCGCCGTATTGCTCTCATACGACCGGAGACACGTCGAGTCGCTCGCTCACGGAGCGAAAGCCGCCGTCTACGCCAGGTCCAGAGGGGCGAGAGCGGCCGCGCCCACGACCGGGAGGCGCGGCGTTCGTGGCGGCGTGGGGCTCGTCGGGGCCGGGAGCTTCGCGGAGCGGGTGCTGGTGCCGGGTCTGCGTGCAGCCGGTTTCGCTCCACTCGTGGCGGTCAGCTCCGCCTCGGGGCGTACTGCCGAAAGGCTCGCCGAGCGGTTCGGTTTCGCCCGCACGTCCACGGACGCACGTCGGGTCATCGTGGACCCCGACGTAGACGTCGTATTCATCGCTGCGCCTCACGACGTCCATGCCCCCTTGACCGTGGAGGCCCTGCGAGCGGGAAAGCACGTGTTCTGTGAAAAGCCTCTGGCGATCTCGGAGGAACAGCTGACCGAGGTGGCGGAGGCGCTCGCCGCGAGTGACGGGGTTCTGATGGTCGGATTCAACCGCCGATGGTCCCCATGGCTTCGGGAAGCACGTCGGGTGCTCACGAGCGTGGCGGGTCCTGCGACGATCAGCTACAGGGTGAACGCCGGGCGGATCCCCCCGGGGCACTGGTATGCGGATCGACGGCAGGGTGGCCGCATCATCGGAGAGGTGTGCCACTTCGTCGACACGTGCATGGCGCTGGTCGAGGCGAGGGTGGTCAGGGTGTCGGCAGTCGGTGGGGTGAGAGACGGAGCCGACGACGTACCGACGACCGACGACGTGTCGGTCGCCATGGAGTTCGAAGACGGTTCGCTCGCCTCGATCGTCTATGCATCGGTCGGGAGTCCGTCGACCCCCAAGGAGAACCTCGTCGTCTTCAAGGGCTCGCGCACGTGTGAGATCGACGACTGGCGCAGGCTCGTCGTGGACGGCAGGTCGGTCTCGAGGCCGAGGCAGGACAAGGGGCACCGAGAGGAGCTGAGAGTGTTCGCCCAGGCCGTGTTAGGCGGAGATCGAGAGCATGCCGAACGAGCTCTCGAGACGACTGCGGTGACGCTCGCGATAGTGGAATCACTCTCGACCGGCTGCTGCGTGGTCCCGCGCGTCCCCTGA
- a CDS encoding epimerase, whose translation MTMRVAITGSRGLIGRALTRELRRRGHEVIRLVRSRDTQPMAQTTAILWDPVQGVGEPRRLEGVDAVVHLAGPGIGDRRWTESRKRLLHDARVEGTRNIAETLAGLQNRPRVFVSASAIGFYGDTGDETVDEDAPQGGGFLAELCRAWEEATGPAAEAGIRTMCIRTGLVLAPDGGLLSRLLPLFRLGLGGWPGDGRQWWSWISLEDEVRAILHLVDSEVNGPVNLVAPTPVTAREFAVELARSLCRRAFLPVPTLPLRLVLGSELVRELLLTSQRVTPRVLTASGFSFAHETIDEAFAWVVEKARPTP comes from the coding sequence GTGACGATGAGAGTCGCGATCACCGGTTCACGCGGTCTGATCGGGCGGGCGCTGACCAGAGAGCTCCGCCGACGGGGGCACGAGGTAATACGCCTCGTACGGTCCCGCGACACCCAGCCCATGGCGCAGACGACCGCCATCCTGTGGGATCCGGTCCAGGGCGTGGGTGAACCTCGACGTCTGGAGGGCGTCGATGCGGTCGTGCATCTCGCAGGACCAGGCATCGGGGACCGTCGGTGGACTGAGAGCAGGAAACGACTCCTGCACGACGCTCGTGTGGAGGGCACGCGCAACATCGCCGAGACTCTCGCCGGTCTCCAAAATCGTCCTCGCGTATTCGTCTCTGCATCGGCCATCGGCTTCTATGGCGACACCGGCGACGAGACGGTCGACGAGGATGCGCCTCAGGGTGGCGGTTTCCTCGCCGAGCTCTGCCGGGCGTGGGAGGAGGCCACAGGCCCGGCCGCGGAAGCAGGAATCCGAACGATGTGCATACGGACTGGGCTGGTGCTCGCCCCGGACGGCGGACTCCTGTCGAGACTTTTGCCGTTGTTCCGACTAGGTCTCGGCGGCTGGCCAGGGGACGGGCGGCAGTGGTGGAGCTGGATCTCACTCGAAGACGAAGTGAGAGCCATCCTCCATCTCGTCGATTCCGAGGTGAACGGGCCGGTGAACCTCGTGGCACCGACCCCGGTTACGGCCAGGGAGTTCGCAGTCGAACTCGCTCGCAGCCTCTGTCGGAGGGCGTTCCTCCCAGTCCCCACACTGCCCTTGCGCCTCGTATTGGGTTCGGAGCTGGTCAGGGAGCTGCTGCTGACTAGCCAGCGAGTCACACCTCGCGTCCTCACGGCGTCGGGGTTCTCTTTCGCCCATGAGACGATCGACGAAGCGTTCGCCTGGGTGGTCGAGAAAGCCCGGCCGACCCCGTGA
- a CDS encoding sulfotransferase — translation MTRRTQDTPIHLDRSPARVVYILSTGRSGSTLLDLLLNTHPDVVSFGEIQLVPFLVEGVDPVCGCGERLDACQFWKDLLSEPAVVDEDRTLRLFRESRGAGRVLRPRLLPGLLLGRPLPILGPSRRVLERYVERNLRLFSLLRERSTRVGLTQGRNPWMVDSSKDPYRLLLLARHEAFDVRVIHLVKDPRAYVFSTTRPDEKHPHRRVVRMAGRWLVQNSMFSRVLRAAVDSQKMLFLRYEDLATNASEELGRIARFLEIDAELFDLEGFRRHVNHAIAGNPMRWRSDAIRLDDRWVTGLAPSLRRLTWALTGSLARRFGYPAGSDRQGNSEH, via the coding sequence GTGACCCGTCGCACCCAAGACACTCCGATCCACCTCGACCGCTCCCCCGCACGCGTGGTCTACATACTCTCCACCGGCCGCAGTGGATCGACACTCCTGGATCTGCTACTGAACACCCACCCCGACGTCGTGTCGTTCGGGGAGATCCAGCTGGTCCCCTTCCTGGTCGAGGGGGTCGACCCCGTGTGCGGATGCGGGGAACGGCTGGACGCTTGTCAATTCTGGAAGGACCTCCTGTCCGAGCCGGCGGTCGTCGACGAGGACCGCACCCTGCGGCTCTTCCGCGAGAGTCGCGGCGCCGGCCGAGTGCTCCGTCCCCGTCTTCTTCCTGGGCTACTGCTCGGAAGGCCGCTGCCCATACTCGGACCTTCACGCCGCGTCCTGGAGCGCTATGTGGAGCGGAACCTCCGACTCTTCTCGTTGCTCCGAGAGCGCTCGACTCGTGTCGGCTTGACGCAGGGGCGAAACCCGTGGATGGTCGACTCGTCGAAAGACCCGTACCGCCTTCTCCTGTTGGCCCGACACGAAGCGTTCGACGTCCGGGTCATCCACCTGGTGAAGGACCCGCGGGCCTACGTCTTCTCGACCACACGTCCTGACGAGAAGCACCCACACCGCCGTGTGGTCCGGATGGCGGGACGGTGGCTGGTCCAAAACTCGATGTTCTCCCGCGTGCTACGTGCTGCCGTGGATTCGCAAAAAATGCTCTTCCTCCGATACGAGGACCTCGCCACGAACGCCTCAGAGGAGCTCGGGAGGATAGCCCGCTTCTTGGAAATCGATGCGGAGCTTTTCGACCTGGAGGGGTTCAGACGCCACGTGAACCATGCCATCGCGGGAAACCCGATGCGCTGGAGGTCGGATGCCATCCGGCTCGACGACAGATGGGTGACGGGACTAGCGCCGAGTCTCCGCCGCCTCACCTGGGCGCTGACCGGATCGCTCGCCCGTCGTTTCGGTTACCCCGCCGGATCGGACCGCCAAGGAAATTCCGAACATTGA
- a CDS encoding sulfotransferase family protein, producing the protein MTGASGHRETAVEVLYLVGSGRSGSTLLQEMLADVCGGAAVGEISAVWVRGFLENRRCSCGANFRTCEFWRSVVSSEPAVFSDATAERVRDLYSKILRPATPLRIAMGGIPLKTLERRAGSWYREAAEALYRAVAETAGVDMLVDSSKSPVLAWIHSRLGAVRLRLVHLVRDPRAVAHSWQRKVQTPEGVQPLPTMAPWKSAVSWVFVNTGAVALRRELGVVRVRYEDLAAWPEETLRRILLELGVAVEGLDLRLTEVRPTSVDAHVLQSNPRVRFASGPLKIGLDTEWESAMGFGAKGLVSAITAPLLPLFGYRIRPKRS; encoded by the coding sequence GTGACGGGCGCATCCGGACACCGAGAGACGGCAGTGGAGGTCTTGTATCTCGTAGGGTCGGGTCGGAGCGGTTCGACTCTTTTGCAAGAGATGCTCGCCGACGTCTGCGGCGGGGCCGCCGTGGGGGAGATCTCCGCGGTTTGGGTCCGAGGCTTCCTCGAGAACCGTCGGTGCAGCTGCGGAGCGAACTTCAGGACATGCGAGTTCTGGAGGTCGGTCGTGAGTAGCGAGCCCGCCGTCTTTTCCGACGCCACGGCTGAGCGAGTGAGGGATCTCTACTCGAAGATCCTCCGTCCGGCGACGCCCCTCAGGATCGCAATGGGAGGTATCCCACTCAAGACACTGGAGCGTCGGGCGGGCAGCTGGTATCGGGAGGCCGCCGAGGCGCTCTACCGGGCGGTGGCCGAGACAGCCGGTGTGGACATGCTCGTCGACTCCTCGAAGTCTCCGGTGCTGGCCTGGATCCACAGCAGGCTCGGTGCCGTCCGTCTCCGTCTGGTCCACCTGGTGCGCGACCCTCGGGCGGTCGCGCACTCCTGGCAGAGAAAGGTCCAGACGCCCGAGGGAGTCCAACCGCTTCCGACCATGGCTCCCTGGAAGTCCGCCGTCTCTTGGGTGTTCGTCAACACGGGTGCCGTCGCCCTGCGCCGCGAGCTCGGCGTCGTCCGCGTGCGTTACGAGGATCTCGCGGCGTGGCCCGAGGAGACGTTGCGGCGGATCCTGCTCGAGTTGGGCGTGGCGGTGGAAGGTCTAGACCTGCGTCTCACCGAGGTGCGTCCGACCTCTGTCGACGCGCACGTGCTCCAGTCGAATCCGCGAGTGCGTTTCGCGAGCGGTCCGCTGAAGATCGGCCTCGACACGGAGTGGGAGAGTGCAATGGGGTTCGGTGCCAAGGGGCTCGTCTCGGCCATAACCGCCCCGCTCCTTCCGCTGTTCGGATACCGCATTCGTCCCAAGAGGTCTTGA
- a CDS encoding hypothetical protein (possible pseudo, frameshifted) — MSGVHTGMTNTMDTPVEALERSLPLRVRRFTLRRGSGGVGLHPGGEGIERELEVLEEATVSLITERRSSRPWGLAGGGPGASGGNWLLRGGDPSREVRLPDKCTVRLEAGDVLRILTPGGGGWGRSGPRSLTSQ; from the coding sequence ATGAGCGGGGTGCACACGGGCATGACGAACACGATGGACACGCCGGTCGAGGCGTTGGAGAGGTCTCTTCCCCTCCGGGTGCGTCGTTTCACTCTCCGGCGCGGCTCGGGTGGGGTGGGACTGCATCCGGGCGGAGAGGGGATCGAGCGAGAGCTGGAGGTCCTGGAGGAGGCGACGGTCTCGCTCATCACCGAAAGGAGGAGCTCACGGCCGTGGGGCCTGGCAGGCGGAGGGCCGGGGGCGTCGGGTGGGAACTGGCTGCTCCGAGGAGGCGACCCGAGCCGGGAGGTCCGGCTACCGGACAAGTGCACCGTGCGGCTCGAGGCGGGGGACGTCTTGAGGATCCTCACACCCGGCGGGGGCGGGTGGGGGCGGAGCGGACCCCGCAGCCTGACCTCACAGTGA
- a CDS encoding dTDP-glucose 4,6-dehydratase — MPALREDGGNPTTVWARLARARTVVQIGVDWTAWSVAVVLTIWLRYSRFMTDPLGTGGIFVVLPMLWALQAVVGILGGQYRGRWRYGSFEEVAALARGVVVVTAVVTAVNRLVSPPRLPASVLLGSGMVAFVLMGGARYAFRLSLERRLRPSARARRLLVFGAGEGGFQIVSAMLRTPDSPFVPVAVLDDDPAKRNLRIKGIRVVGTRDDIPQAAQRFRASAILIAIPSARSELIRELTERAERAGLQVHVLPAVGELLGHPLELADIRPVSEEDLLGRHRIETDVVGIAGYIGGSRVLVTGAGGSIGSELCRQISRFSPARLVMLDRDETALYQVQLSLAGARRSSGDDSGNSEGEHLVVCDIRDQEDLRRVFARHRPEVVFHAAALKHLPLLELHPREAVKTNVLGTLNVLRASLEFGVGRFVNVSTDKAADPTSVLGYTKRVAERLTAAANEVEGSGVYLSVRFGNVLGSRGSVLEAFKEQIRRGGPVTVTHPEVTRYFMTVQEACELVIQAGAVGRRGEALVLDMGDPVRIVDVARRLVAASGRDIPIEFTGLRPGEKLHEVLFGEEEVESRRVHPAISHVDVPPLAFEEVEGLDDDPDPTEELRRLTTSSPRRVLAS, encoded by the coding sequence GTGCCTGCATTGCGTGAAGACGGTGGGAACCCGACGACGGTGTGGGCTCGTCTCGCGCGCGCAAGGACGGTGGTGCAGATAGGGGTCGACTGGACGGCGTGGTCGGTTGCGGTGGTCCTGACCATCTGGCTCAGGTACTCGCGGTTCATGACCGATCCTCTGGGCACCGGTGGCATCTTCGTCGTGCTCCCGATGCTCTGGGCGCTCCAAGCGGTAGTGGGGATCCTCGGCGGTCAATACCGGGGTCGCTGGAGGTACGGCAGCTTCGAGGAGGTGGCGGCGCTGGCGAGGGGTGTCGTCGTGGTCACCGCCGTCGTGACCGCTGTGAACCGGCTCGTCTCGCCCCCACGACTGCCGGCGAGCGTGCTGTTGGGTTCGGGCATGGTCGCCTTCGTTCTCATGGGGGGCGCCCGTTACGCCTTCAGGTTGAGCTTGGAGCGTCGTCTCAGACCTTCGGCACGGGCTCGACGCCTTCTCGTCTTCGGGGCTGGGGAGGGCGGTTTCCAGATCGTGTCTGCGATGCTGCGTACGCCGGACAGCCCCTTCGTGCCAGTCGCCGTCTTGGACGACGATCCGGCGAAGCGAAACCTTCGGATCAAAGGGATACGAGTAGTAGGGACGCGGGACGACATACCACAGGCAGCCCAGAGGTTCAGGGCTTCGGCGATCCTGATAGCGATACCGTCGGCACGGTCGGAGCTGATCCGTGAGCTCACCGAGCGCGCAGAGAGGGCAGGCCTCCAAGTGCACGTCCTGCCTGCGGTGGGGGAGTTGCTGGGCCACCCACTCGAGCTGGCAGACATCCGGCCTGTGAGCGAGGAGGACCTCCTCGGTCGTCATCGAATAGAGACGGATGTCGTGGGGATAGCCGGATACATAGGCGGGTCCCGCGTGCTCGTCACGGGCGCAGGGGGGTCGATCGGTTCCGAGCTCTGTCGTCAGATCTCGCGTTTCTCACCGGCCCGACTGGTGATGCTCGACAGGGACGAGACCGCCTTGTACCAGGTGCAGCTCTCTCTTGCGGGTGCCCGGAGGTCGAGCGGTGATGATTCAGGAAACTCGGAAGGCGAGCATCTGGTCGTCTGCGACATCCGCGACCAAGAAGATCTGCGGCGTGTCTTTGCCCGGCACCGGCCAGAGGTCGTCTTCCACGCTGCGGCACTCAAGCACCTACCGCTGCTCGAACTACACCCGAGGGAGGCCGTGAAGACGAACGTCCTCGGCACTCTGAACGTCTTGCGAGCGAGTCTCGAGTTCGGCGTGGGTCGTTTCGTCAACGTGTCCACCGACAAGGCGGCCGATCCGACTTCGGTGCTGGGCTACACCAAGCGCGTAGCGGAGCGCCTCACTGCTGCCGCCAACGAGGTAGAGGGGAGCGGTGTGTATCTCAGCGTCCGGTTCGGGAACGTCCTCGGGAGCCGGGGTTCGGTGCTCGAGGCGTTCAAGGAGCAGATTCGTCGAGGCGGCCCGGTCACCGTCACGCATCCCGAAGTGACCCGTTATTTCATGACCGTGCAGGAGGCATGCGAGCTGGTCATACAGGCGGGTGCAGTCGGTCGGAGAGGCGAGGCTCTGGTGCTCGACATGGGTGATCCGGTCCGCATCGTCGACGTGGCTCGCAGGCTGGTAGCCGCCTCCGGGCGTGACATACCGATCGAGTTCACCGGTCTGAGGCCCGGGGAGAAGCTCCACGAGGTGTTGTTCGGGGAGGAAGAGGTCGAGAGCCGGCGAGTGCATCCCGCCATCTCACACGTCGACGTGCCGCCTCTCGCTTTCGAGGAGGTGGAAGGTCTCGACGACGACCCGGATCCGACAGAGGAGCTGCGTCGCCTCACGACGTCGAGTCCACGTCGGGTTCTCGCCTCCTGA
- a CDS encoding aminotransferase DegT codes for MGMKHVEWRVRLAEPLLGQEELEAIGRVFSSGRLTAGPWTERFEEQFARLHEVPHAVALSSGTTALAAIMTALEIGPGDEVVVPSMTFVSTATSVLHVGATPVFADVRPDIFTIDPSDVERRLTPRTKAVIAVHYGGQPADLDELLALCEDAGIHLIEDAAEAHGATYKGRRVGSFGVAAMFSFTPTKNFTTGEGGMVTTRDATLAAKLRALRNHGQTDLYVHESLGYNWRITEMQAAIGTVQLSRFDAVIAKKRRVAAKLSELLYGIDGVRPPVELPDRMHVWMLYTILAEDRDALAEHMRARGIETRLYFPPAHRQPIFEDVDVELPVTDELAATMLSLPAHTRMSDEDVECVAGEVRDFYCARGHDHQARPAT; via the coding sequence ATGGGAATGAAGCACGTCGAGTGGCGCGTTCGGCTCGCCGAGCCGCTTCTCGGACAGGAGGAGCTCGAGGCAATCGGCCGCGTCTTCTCCTCCGGGCGTCTCACGGCGGGACCGTGGACCGAACGGTTCGAGGAGCAGTTCGCCCGACTGCACGAGGTGCCACATGCGGTGGCGCTCTCCAGCGGAACCACGGCACTGGCAGCGATCATGACGGCGCTGGAGATCGGCCCCGGCGACGAGGTGGTGGTTCCTTCGATGACGTTCGTGTCGACCGCAACCTCCGTCTTGCACGTGGGAGCGACGCCCGTCTTCGCGGACGTCAGACCGGACATCTTCACCATCGACCCGAGCGACGTGGAACGTCGTCTGACGCCGAGGACGAAGGCGGTGATAGCCGTGCACTACGGCGGGCAGCCAGCGGACTTGGACGAGCTGCTCGCCCTCTGCGAAGACGCCGGGATCCACCTGATCGAGGATGCCGCCGAGGCCCACGGTGCGACGTACAAGGGCCGTCGTGTCGGGTCGTTCGGGGTGGCCGCGATGTTCTCGTTCACGCCGACCAAGAACTTCACGACGGGCGAAGGCGGGATGGTCACGACGCGGGATGCCACGCTGGCCGCGAAGTTGAGAGCACTGAGGAACCACGGCCAGACAGACCTATACGTGCACGAGAGCCTCGGCTACAACTGGCGGATTACCGAGATGCAGGCGGCGATAGGCACTGTTCAGCTCAGCCGCTTCGACGCGGTGATCGCGAAGAAGCGGCGAGTGGCGGCAAAGCTGAGCGAGCTCCTCTATGGGATCGACGGGGTGAGGCCGCCGGTGGAGCTACCCGACAGGATGCACGTCTGGATGTTGTACACGATTCTCGCAGAAGATCGTGACGCGCTCGCCGAGCACATGAGAGCACGAGGGATCGAGACTCGCCTGTACTTTCCGCCGGCCCACCGTCAACCGATCTTCGAGGACGTCGACGTCGAGCTCCCGGTCACCGACGAACTCGCAGCAACCATGCTCTCCCTCCCCGCTCACACACGAATGTCGGACGAAGACGTCGAGTGCGTCGCCGGCGAGGTCCGAGATTTCTACTGCGCCCGAGGCCACGATCACCAGGCGCGACCCGCCACCTGA
- a CDS encoding short-chain dehydrogenase/reductas — MQIEGCSAVVTGGASGLGEATARLLAQRGVRVVVVDMQDEKGEKVASEIGGAFCHADVTNTDEVIAAVDTAMEMAPLRVLVNCAGIGWATRTIGKDGQYSSAHDLEVFRKVIDVNLVGTFNCIRIAATAMSRTEPLNEDGERGAIVNTASVAAFDGQIGQAAYSASKGGVVGMTLPVARDLAAVGIRVNTIAPGLIDTPIYGQGEASEAFKERLKKDVLFPKRLGFAEEFATMAVELVTNSYMNAAVLRLDGGVRMQPK, encoded by the coding sequence ATGCAGATCGAGGGATGTTCCGCAGTAGTCACCGGCGGGGCTTCGGGTCTCGGTGAGGCGACCGCCCGCCTGCTGGCCCAGAGGGGTGTGCGGGTCGTGGTGGTTGACATGCAGGACGAGAAGGGGGAGAAGGTCGCTTCCGAGATCGGAGGTGCTTTCTGCCACGCCGACGTGACGAACACCGACGAGGTGATCGCCGCGGTGGACACGGCGATGGAGATGGCGCCTCTCAGAGTGCTGGTCAACTGTGCCGGGATCGGGTGGGCGACGAGGACGATCGGCAAGGACGGGCAGTACTCGTCCGCTCACGACCTCGAGGTGTTCCGCAAGGTGATCGACGTGAACCTCGTCGGCACCTTCAATTGCATCCGGATTGCCGCCACCGCCATGAGCCGCACCGAACCGCTGAACGAGGACGGGGAGCGAGGAGCGATAGTGAACACCGCGTCGGTCGCCGCGTTCGACGGTCAGATCGGACAGGCCGCCTACTCGGCTTCCAAGGGAGGCGTCGTCGGGATGACGCTTCCGGTGGCCCGCGACCTTGCGGCGGTCGGCATCAGGGTGAACACGATCGCTCCCGGTCTGATCGACACCCCCATCTACGGGCAGGGTGAGGCGTCCGAGGCGTTCAAGGAACGGCTGAAGAAGGACGTCTTGTTCCCCAAGCGACTCGGCTTCGCCGAAGAATTCGCGACCATGGCGGTCGAGCTCGTGACCAACAGCTACATGAACGCCGCCGTCCTGCGTCTCGACGGCGGGGTCCGGATGCAGCCCAAGTGA